GCTCACCCAAGAAAAGACCCGCGCCCCAGAAAGGACCAGCGCAAAGGCTGCGGCAAAAGCGCCGCCGCCGGCACGGCCCCAGGTCTTTGACCGCATGTCGGTGCTCGCCGATCCGATTCGGTGCCGACTCCTGTTGGCGCTGGAGGATCATGAGCTCACCGTGTCGGAGCTGTGCACCGTGCTCCAGCTGCCCCAGTCCACCGCCAGCCGGCATCTCAAAGTCCTGGCCGACGGCGACTGGGTGGGGGCCTATCGGGACGGCACCAGCCGGCGCTACGGCACCCGGCGGGAGAGCTGGGAAGAAGACGCCCGGCGACTGTGGCTCTTGGTTCGCGAAGAGGTGGCCGAGGGTCCCGCGGTGACTCAAGATCGGCGGCGGCTGGAGCGGGTGCTGGCGGAGCGGCGCACCAAGTCCCAGGAGTTCTTCTCCTCCGCCGCCGGCCAGTGGGCGCAGCTGCGGGAGGAGCTCTTCGGCCGTCGCTTCGACCTCCACGCCCTGCTGCCCCTCCTCGATCCCGCCTGGACCGTGGCGGATCTCGGCTGCGGCACCGGCCAGCTGGCGGCGGCCCTGGCGCCTTTCGTGCGCCATCTGGTAGCGGTGGACGATTCCGACGCCATGCTCGAGGCCGCCGAGGGCCGGCTGGCGCAGTATCCCAACGTCGAGCTGCGCCGCGGCAGCATCGAATCCTTACCGGTGGACGACGAGACCCTCGACGTGGCGCTGCTGGTGCTGGTGCTGCACCATCTGCCGGAGCCCTTGCGCAGCCTGCGACAGGCGGTGCGCACTCTGAAGCCCGGTGGCCGGCTGCTGGTAGTAGACATGCTCAGCCACGACCACGAGGAGTATCGCCAGCAGATGGGCCACGTCTGGTTGGGCTTCGAGGAGGAGCAGCTCCTTGGCTGGCTCGAAGGAGCGGGCTTGGAGGCTCCGAGGCTCCACGCTTTGCCGACGGATCCCGAGGCTCGAGGCCCGGCGCTCTTCACCGCCGTCGCCCGCCGGCCTCTGGAACCATCACCGGGTGACCCATCCACAGACTTTCCGGCAGTAGACGACTCGCAGTGATTCTTCGCATCTTCCGACTTTCAAGACCTAACTCTCAAGACCGACCGGGCCCCGTGCCCGTTGAACCAGAAGGAGCTTTCCATGACCGTATTGACCGAGACCCAAGCCGCTACCGACCAGGCGCGCCTGCCGTACAAGGTCGCCGACCTTTCCCTCGCCGAATCCGGCCGCAAAGAGATCGAGCTGGCCGAGCACGAGATGCCGGGGCTGATGGCCCTGCGCGAGAAGTACGGCGACACCAAGCCCCTCAAGGGCGCCAAGGTCATGGGCAGTCTGCACATGACGGTGCAGACCGCCGTGCTCATCGAAACCCTCACCGACCTCGGCGCCGACGTGCGCTGGGTTTCCTGCAACATCTTCTCGACCCAGGACCATGCCGCCGCGGCGGTGGTGGTGGGCCGCCCGGAGACCGGCGGTAGCGTCGGTGCTCCCAAGGGCGTGCCGGTCTTCGCCTGGAAGGGCGAGACTCTGGAAGAGTATTGGTGGTGCACCAAGGAAGCTCTGATGTGGCCCGACGGCAGCGGCCCGGACCTCATCGTCGACGACGGCGGTGACGCCACCCTCTTCGTGCACAAGGCGCGGGAGTACGAGCTCGCCGGCGCCGTGCCGGAGTTCGACGCTGAGAAGGAGCCCGAGGAGTGGGGCGTCATCCTCGACACCCTGCGCTCCGAGCTGGCCGCCAACCCCGGCCGCTGGACCGCCATCGCCGAGGGTCTGAAGGGCGTCAGCGAGGAGACCACCACCGGTGTTCATCGCCTCTACCAGATGGCCAAGGAGGAGACCTTGCTCTTCCCCGCCATCAACGTCAATGATTCGGTGACCAAGAGCAAGTTCGACAACATCTACGGCTGCCGTCACTCCCTCATCGACGGCCTGAACCGCGCCACGGACGTGATGCTCAGCGCCAAGGTCGCGGTGGTCTGCGGCTTCGGTGAGGTAGGCAAGGGCTGCGCTCAGGCCCTCAAGGGTCAGGGCGCCCGGGTGATCGTCACCGAGATCGATCCCATCTGTGCGCTGCAGGCGGCGATGGAGGGCTTCCAGGTCACCACCCTCGAGGACGTAGTGGAGACCGCCGACATCTTCATCACCACCACCGGCAACAAGGACATCATCACCGCCGACCACATGGCGCGGATGAAGAACCAGGCCATCGTCGGCAACATCGGTCACTTCGACAACGAGATCGACCTCGCCGGCCTGAAGAAGCGCGACGACGTCGAGCGCATCAACATCAAGCCGCAATACGACGAGTTCCGCTTCGCCGACGGCCACAGCGTGCTGATGCTCGCCGAGGGCCGTCTGCTCAACCTCGGCTGCGCCACTGGCCACCCGAGCTTCGTGATGTCCGCGTCCTTCACCAACCAGGTGCTGGCGCAGATGGAGCTGTGGGTCAACGGCGACAGCTACGAGAAGCAGGTCTACATGCTGCCCAAGCAGCTCGACGAGGAAGTCGCCCGCCTGCACCTCGACAAGCTCGGCGTCAAGCTCACCAAGCTCAGCTCCGAGCAGGCCGAATACATCGGCGTGCCGGTGGAGGGTCCCTACAAGCCCGAGCACTATCGGTACTGATTGGGCGGTACTGATTGGGCGGTACTGATGGGCCCGCAGCTGAGCTCGGCTCTATCGGGCTTCAGCGGATGAAAAAAGGCCGGCACCCCGCTTGGGGGCGCCGGCCTTTTTGTCGTCTCGCTCGCTTTCAGGCCCGTTCAGAGGTCTT
This DNA window, taken from Acidobacteriota bacterium, encodes the following:
- a CDS encoding metalloregulator ArsR/SmtB family transcription factor — encoded protein: MTAALTQEKTRAPERTSAKAAAKAPPPARPQVFDRMSVLADPIRCRLLLALEDHELTVSELCTVLQLPQSTASRHLKVLADGDWVGAYRDGTSRRYGTRRESWEEDARRLWLLVREEVAEGPAVTQDRRRLERVLAERRTKSQEFFSSAAGQWAQLREELFGRRFDLHALLPLLDPAWTVADLGCGTGQLAAALAPFVRHLVAVDDSDAMLEAAEGRLAQYPNVELRRGSIESLPVDDETLDVALLVLVLHHLPEPLRSLRQAVRTLKPGGRLLVVDMLSHDHEEYRQQMGHVWLGFEEEQLLGWLEGAGLEAPRLHALPTDPEARGPALFTAVARRPLEPSPGDPSTDFPAVDDSQ
- the ahcY gene encoding adenosylhomocysteinase, with translation MTVLTETQAATDQARLPYKVADLSLAESGRKEIELAEHEMPGLMALREKYGDTKPLKGAKVMGSLHMTVQTAVLIETLTDLGADVRWVSCNIFSTQDHAAAAVVVGRPETGGSVGAPKGVPVFAWKGETLEEYWWCTKEALMWPDGSGPDLIVDDGGDATLFVHKAREYELAGAVPEFDAEKEPEEWGVILDTLRSELAANPGRWTAIAEGLKGVSEETTTGVHRLYQMAKEETLLFPAINVNDSVTKSKFDNIYGCRHSLIDGLNRATDVMLSAKVAVVCGFGEVGKGCAQALKGQGARVIVTEIDPICALQAAMEGFQVTTLEDVVETADIFITTTGNKDIITADHMARMKNQAIVGNIGHFDNEIDLAGLKKRDDVERINIKPQYDEFRFADGHSVLMLAEGRLLNLGCATGHPSFVMSASFTNQVLAQMELWVNGDSYEKQVYMLPKQLDEEVARLHLDKLGVKLTKLSSEQAEYIGVPVEGPYKPEHYRY